One genomic window of Tenacibaculum tangerinum includes the following:
- a CDS encoding DUF7738 domain-containing protein produces the protein MFHFLKKKKVKSLTIECDTDLILINGKPLTFPTNHSSLIEVLGKPSRVLKKSNDCIIWDSHGIFCGYTDEDHILSINIYQNKKDRSEYNTKQQFKGKLILNNENITNKEFGKISLGKVAIHRLGRENDMRFGFSIGVNRSYKEL, from the coding sequence ATGTTTCATTTCTTAAAAAAGAAAAAAGTAAAGAGTTTAACTATTGAATGCGATACAGACCTTATTCTTATAAATGGTAAACCTCTTACTTTTCCTACTAATCACTCCTCTTTAATTGAGGTGTTAGGAAAACCAAGTAGAGTACTCAAGAAAAGCAACGATTGCATTATTTGGGATTCGCATGGTATTTTTTGTGGATATACAGATGAGGATCATATTTTATCTATAAATATTTATCAGAATAAAAAAGATAGAAGTGAGTATAATACAAAACAACAATTTAAAGGAAAACTTATTTTGAATAACGAAAATATAACTAACAAAGAATTTGGTAAAATATCTTTAGGAAAAGTGGCTATTCACAGACTTGGTAGAGAAAATGATATGCGCTTTGGTTTTAGTATTGGAGTGAATAGAAGTTATAAAGAGTTATAA
- a CDS encoding secondary thiamine-phosphate synthase enzyme YjbQ: MKFYQKEIQLPAFARGYHLITDTLLNALPELKNIKIGQFQAFIKHTSASLTINENADSTVRIDFESHINKMIPENMPYYQHDYEGADDMPAHIKSSMLGCQVQIPITNGRLNLGTWQGVYLGEHRNHGGKRRIVLTAFGN; encoded by the coding sequence ATGAAATTTTACCAAAAAGAAATTCAATTACCTGCCTTTGCTAGAGGATATCATCTAATTACAGATACTTTACTCAATGCACTTCCTGAGCTTAAAAATATAAAAATCGGACAGTTTCAAGCATTCATAAAACACACCTCTGCAAGTTTAACCATTAATGAGAATGCAGATTCGACAGTACGAATAGATTTCGAGTCGCATATCAACAAAATGATTCCTGAAAATATGCCGTATTATCAACACGACTACGAAGGTGCCGATGATATGCCTGCACATATTAAAAGTTCCATGTTAGGATGTCAGGTACAAATTCCAATAACCAATGGACGACTTAATTTAGGAACTTGGCAAGGAGTGTATTTAGGAGAACATAGAAATCATGGCGGTAAAAGAAGAATAGTACTAACTGCTTTTGGAAATTAA
- the dnaK gene encoding molecular chaperone DnaK: MSKIIGIDLGTTNSCVSVMEGNEPVVIPNSEGKRTTPSIVAFVEGGERKVGDPAKRQAVTNPTKTVYSIKRFMGNKYSESQREAERVPYEVVKGDNDTPRVKIDDRLYTPQEISAMILQKMKKTAEDYLGQGVSEAVITVPAYFNDAQRQATKEAGEIAGLKVRRIINEPTAAALAYGLDKASQDKKIVVFDFGGGTHDVSILELGDGVFEVLATDGDTHLGGDDVDEKIINWLAEEFKAEENMDLRKDPMALQRLKEAAEKAKIELSSTTSTEINLPYITATASGPKHLVRTLSRAKFEQLIDDLVKRTIEPCQTALKNADLSTSDIDEIILVGGSTRIPAIQEAVEKFFGKAPSKGVNPDEVVSLGAAIQGGVLTGDVKDVLLLDVTPLSLGIETMGNVFTKLIDANTTIPTKKSQVFSTAVDNQPSVDIHVLQGERAMAADNKTIGRFQLTDIPPAPRGVPQIEVTFDIDANGIINVSAADKATGKSQNIRIEASSGLTDEEIAKMKADAEANAEADKQAKETAEKINGADSMIFQTEKQLKEFGDKLSADKKEPIEAALEDLKKAHESKDIAAIDTAMEKINEAWKVASEEMYKAQQDAQANGAAGAEGNADAGASSEGDNVEDVDFEEVK, translated from the coding sequence ATGAGTAAAATTATAGGTATAGATTTAGGTACTACAAACTCATGTGTGTCTGTAATGGAAGGAAATGAGCCAGTAGTAATTCCAAATTCAGAAGGAAAAAGAACAACTCCTTCTATCGTTGCGTTTGTAGAAGGGGGAGAGCGTAAAGTAGGAGATCCTGCAAAGCGTCAGGCAGTAACGAACCCAACAAAAACAGTTTATTCTATCAAACGTTTTATGGGGAATAAATATTCTGAGTCTCAAAGAGAAGCAGAAAGAGTTCCTTATGAAGTAGTAAAAGGAGACAACGATACACCAAGAGTAAAGATTGATGATCGTTTGTATACACCGCAAGAAATTTCTGCAATGATTTTGCAGAAAATGAAGAAAACTGCTGAAGACTACTTAGGTCAAGGAGTTTCTGAAGCGGTAATTACCGTACCAGCTTACTTTAACGATGCACAACGTCAGGCAACTAAAGAAGCAGGAGAAATTGCAGGTTTAAAAGTTCGTCGTATCATCAATGAACCTACCGCAGCAGCTTTAGCTTACGGGTTAGATAAGGCAAGTCAAGATAAGAAGATTGTAGTATTCGACTTTGGTGGAGGTACACACGACGTTTCTATCTTAGAATTAGGAGACGGTGTATTTGAAGTATTAGCTACTGATGGAGATACACATTTAGGAGGTGATGATGTAGATGAAAAAATCATCAACTGGTTAGCAGAAGAGTTTAAGGCCGAAGAAAATATGGATTTACGTAAAGATCCTATGGCATTACAACGTTTAAAAGAAGCTGCTGAAAAAGCGAAGATTGAATTATCGAGCACGACTTCTACAGAAATTAACTTACCATATATCACTGCAACAGCTAGTGGTCCAAAACACTTGGTAAGAACATTAAGTAGAGCTAAGTTTGAGCAATTAATCGACGATTTAGTAAAAAGAACTATTGAGCCTTGTCAAACAGCGTTAAAAAATGCTGATTTATCAACTTCTGATATCGATGAGATTATCTTAGTAGGAGGTTCAACTCGTATCCCTGCAATTCAAGAAGCAGTTGAGAAGTTCTTTGGTAAAGCGCCAAGTAAAGGGGTAAACCCAGACGAAGTGGTATCGTTAGGAGCAGCCATTCAAGGAGGTGTGTTAACAGGTGATGTAAAAGACGTATTATTATTAGACGTAACACCGTTATCATTAGGGATTGAAACAATGGGGAATGTATTTACAAAATTAATCGATGCAAATACAACCATTCCAACGAAAAAGTCGCAAGTATTCTCTACAGCAGTAGACAACCAACCATCGGTAGATATTCACGTATTACAAGGTGAAAGAGCGATGGCAGCAGATAACAAAACCATTGGTCGTTTCCAATTAACTGATATTCCACCAGCACCAAGAGGAGTACCTCAAATTGAAGTAACTTTTGATATTGATGCCAACGGAATCATCAACGTATCTGCAGCAGATAAAGCAACAGGAAAATCTCAAAACATTCGTATTGAAGCTTCTTCTGGATTAACAGATGAAGAAATTGCGAAGATGAAAGCTGATGCTGAGGCAAATGCTGAAGCGGATAAGCAAGCAAAAGAAACTGCCGAAAAAATTAACGGAGCAGATTCTATGATTTTCCAAACAGAAAAGCAATTAAAAGAGTTTGGTGATAAGTTATCAGCAGATAAAAAAGAGCCAATCGAAGCTGCTTTAGAAGACTTAAAGAAAGCTCATGAATCTAAAGACATTGCAGCAATTGATACTGCAATGGAAAAGATTAACGAAGCTTGGAAAGTTGCTTCTGAAGAAATGTATAAAGCACAACAAGACGCACAAGCTAACGGAGCAGCAGGTGCAGAAGGAAATGCTGATGCAGGTGCTTCTTCTGAAGGTGATAATGTAGAAGATGTAGATTTCGAAGAAGTAAAGTAA
- a CDS encoding NUDIX hydrolase has translation MYKVFVNDKPIIFTTSLKNEEDFPVFICKNIIIEELIYRLKVGKLEGVYLYSNDFTKDWLNFKVHFKMITAAGGLVLNKNRELLFIYRADKWDLPKGRVEEGEDLEEAAIREVEEECGIEKLIIKRKLLITYHLFIQQNEYRLKETHWYLMFSNYERSLTPQLEEGITKAEFKNAQETKHALQNTFANIIMVYESYLNNVD, from the coding sequence ATGTATAAAGTTTTTGTTAATGATAAGCCAATAATCTTTACAACTTCACTTAAAAATGAAGAAGATTTTCCTGTCTTTATCTGCAAAAATATAATTATAGAAGAACTAATCTACAGGTTAAAAGTAGGTAAATTAGAAGGGGTTTATCTCTATTCTAACGATTTTACAAAAGACTGGTTAAACTTTAAAGTTCATTTCAAAATGATTACTGCTGCTGGGGGACTGGTTTTGAATAAAAATAGGGAGTTGTTATTTATTTACAGAGCCGATAAATGGGATTTGCCCAAAGGACGTGTAGAAGAGGGAGAAGATTTAGAGGAAGCTGCGATAAGAGAAGTTGAAGAAGAGTGTGGTATTGAAAAACTAATTATTAAACGAAAACTACTTATTACCTATCATTTGTTTATACAACAAAATGAATACCGATTAAAAGAAACGCATTGGTATTTAATGTTTTCTAATTATGAAAGAAGTTTAACTCCTCAATTAGAAGAAGGTATTACAAAAGCAGAATTTAAAAATGCGCAAGAAACAAAACACGCATTGCAGAATACATTTGCGAACATAATCATGGTGTACGAATCGTACCTAAATAATGTCGATTAA
- the pyrE gene encoding orotate phosphoribosyltransferase — protein MDFNKDTAKKTAELLLQIKAIKLSPQEPFTWASGWKSPIYCDNRITLSYPPVRNFLKQEIAKLVENKHGKPDVIAGVATGAIAIGILVAQELGVPFVYVRPEPKKHGRQNQIEGHLERGQNVVVVEDLISTGKSSLNAVKALKEAHANVKGMVAIFSYGFNVATENFKNDNVELTTLSNYEYLLEQALDSKYITDEELQTLEDWRVAPSKWNQNDN, from the coding sequence ATGGATTTCAACAAAGATACAGCAAAAAAAACTGCCGAGCTTCTTTTGCAAATTAAGGCTATAAAATTAAGCCCACAAGAGCCTTTTACATGGGCTTCTGGCTGGAAATCGCCTATTTATTGCGACAATAGAATTACATTATCGTACCCACCTGTTAGAAACTTTTTAAAGCAAGAAATTGCGAAACTAGTAGAAAATAAACATGGTAAACCTGATGTAATTGCAGGTGTTGCAACAGGCGCTATTGCTATTGGTATACTTGTGGCTCAAGAGCTAGGAGTGCCTTTTGTGTATGTAAGACCCGAACCTAAAAAGCACGGTAGGCAAAACCAAATTGAAGGGCATCTAGAAAGAGGTCAGAATGTAGTAGTCGTTGAAGATTTAATTAGTACAGGAAAAAGTAGCTTAAATGCTGTAAAAGCGTTGAAAGAAGCACATGCCAATGTAAAGGGAATGGTTGCTATTTTTTCTTACGGATTTAATGTTGCCACGGAAAATTTTAAAAATGACAATGTAGAGCTTACTACTCTTAGTAATTACGAATATTTATTAGAACAAGCTTTAGACAGTAAGTATATTACCGATGAAGAATTGCAAACTTTAGAAGATTGGAGAGTTGCTCCTAGTAAATGGAATCAAAACGACAATTAA
- a CDS encoding SRPBCC family protein, which translates to MNIEGNTVTVQKSSKDVFEFLTKLENFEQLMPENTQKFEVDGDSFIFGLKGMPEIRLVMKEKTEYSNVTLGAASSKIPFTLAADISEVTNNESQVTLKFNGEFNAMMAMMVKAPLTKFIGTLTENLEKL; encoded by the coding sequence ATGAATATAGAAGGAAATACAGTAACTGTACAAAAATCATCTAAAGATGTATTTGAATTTTTAACTAAATTAGAAAACTTTGAACAGCTAATGCCCGAAAACACTCAAAAGTTTGAAGTAGACGGCGATAGCTTTATTTTTGGTTTAAAGGGCATGCCAGAAATTCGATTGGTAATGAAAGAAAAAACTGAGTATTCTAATGTTACCTTGGGTGCTGCCAGTAGTAAAATACCTTTTACGTTAGCTGCTGATATCAGTGAAGTTACTAATAATGAAAGTCAGGTTACGTTAAAATTTAATGGTGAGTTTAACGCAATGATGGCAATGATGGTAAAAGCTCCCTTAACGAAGTTTATTGGTACTTTGACCGAAAATTTAGAAAAATTATAA
- a CDS encoding biotin--[acetyl-CoA-carboxylase] ligase, with protein sequence MKIIKLDAIESTNTFLKNMVSSVVVDDFTVVVAKTQMKGRGQMNSEWIVEEGKNLTFSVFSRFIDLAVENHKYLNFCVSLSVFDALKTLSIPSLSIKWPNDILSENKKIAGILIENMLKGSNIVSSVLGIGVNVNQDCFPESLPNATSVKKIIGKETNLDTLLNDMLRRLKEYITLLDKKEYATLEKAYLEKLYKKNVPTMFKNSQNILFMGKIIGVSKSGNLQIELENETVQEFGLKEISFAML encoded by the coding sequence ATGAAAATAATCAAACTTGATGCCATCGAGTCTACAAACACCTTTTTAAAGAATATGGTGTCATCAGTGGTAGTAGATGATTTTACGGTGGTAGTTGCAAAAACACAAATGAAGGGTAGAGGACAAATGAATTCTGAATGGATTGTTGAAGAGGGTAAAAACCTTACTTTCAGTGTGTTTTCAAGGTTTATAGACTTGGCTGTTGAAAATCATAAGTATTTGAATTTTTGTGTTTCGTTGAGTGTTTTTGATGCCTTGAAAACATTAAGTATACCAAGTTTGTCAATAAAATGGCCTAACGACATTCTGTCAGAGAATAAAAAAATAGCAGGTATATTAATTGAAAATATGCTAAAAGGAAGCAATATCGTTTCTTCTGTACTAGGTATTGGTGTGAATGTAAACCAAGATTGTTTTCCAGAAAGCTTACCAAATGCGACTTCAGTAAAAAAAATAATAGGAAAAGAAACAAATCTTGATACCTTGTTAAACGATATGTTACGTAGGTTAAAGGAATATATTACGTTGTTGGATAAAAAAGAGTATGCCACATTAGAGAAAGCTTACTTAGAGAAGTTATACAAAAAAAATGTTCCAACAATGTTTAAAAACAGTCAGAACATTTTATTTATGGGTAAAATAATTGGAGTCTCAAAGAGTGGAAATCTCCAAATAGAACTAGAAAACGAAACAGTTCAAGAATTTGGATTGAAAGAAATTTCGTTTGCTATGTTATAA
- the rsfS gene encoding ribosome silencing factor — protein sequence MTIKQTNTDDLIAVIIKGIDDVKGEDIQLLDLREIENTVCDYFVVCSANSNTQVNAISGSVQKMVSKELKDKPWHIEGQGNSEWVLMDYVNVVVHIFQKQVREFYDIESLWGDAKITEINPA from the coding sequence ATGACAATAAAACAAACAAACACAGACGATCTTATAGCTGTGATTATTAAAGGGATTGATGATGTAAAAGGAGAGGATATCCAATTACTTGATTTAAGAGAGATAGAAAACACTGTTTGTGATTATTTTGTAGTTTGTTCTGCTAATTCGAACACACAAGTTAATGCCATTTCGGGATCTGTACAAAAAATGGTAAGCAAAGAACTTAAAGACAAACCTTGGCATATTGAAGGACAAGGTAATTCTGAATGGGTTCTTATGGATTACGTTAATGTTGTTGTACATATCTTTCAAAAACAAGTTCGTGAATTTTACGACATTGAAAGTCTTTGGGGAGACGCAAAAATTACAGAAATCAACCCAGCATAA
- the ftsH gene encoding ATP-dependent zinc metalloprotease FtsH gives MSDNKKNAPKFSFSSFWLYIPIIVILLGLSFFNSGNLGSRNISKNEFTKILQANDIKEIVVENNNVAQIFLKSEAEKKEDHKKLTDSPFYRKGAPLYTYNFGDLQNFENEINREKEEKNLDFDKVNVERTSMMDTIISFLPFILLIVIWLFFMRRMSGAAGGGGAGGQIFNIGKSKAKLFDENTKVKTTFKNVAGLEGAKEEVQEIVDFLKSPEKYTKLGGKIPKGALLVGPPGTGKTLLAKAVAGEAGVPFFSLSGSDFVEMFVGVGASRVRDLFKQAQQKSPSIIFIDEIDAIGRARGKNSMTGGNDERENTLNQLLTEMDGFGTDTNVIVLAATNRADVLDKALMRAGRFDRQIYVDLPDLHERREIFEVHIKPLKLAANADLEFLAQQTPGFSGADIANLCNEAALIAARKGKEAIEHQDFLDAVDRIVGGLEKKNKVITPKEKKVIAFHEAGHATVSWMLEHAAPLVKVTIVPRGQSLGAAWYLPEERKIVQTEQMLDEMCATMGGRAAEKIIFNKISTGALSDLEKVTKQARAMVTVYGLNEKVGNITYYDSSGNDAFVKPYSEATAKKIDEEISELIETQYQRAIEILDENRDKLTQLADLLLEREVIFKDDLVKIFGERPFGKKQEPEITTEE, from the coding sequence ATGAGTGATAATAAAAAAAATGCGCCAAAATTTAGTTTCAGTTCATTTTGGCTATACATACCAATAATAGTTATTTTACTAGGATTAAGTTTTTTCAATTCTGGCAACTTAGGTTCTCGTAACATTTCAAAAAACGAGTTCACTAAAATTCTTCAAGCAAATGATATTAAAGAGATTGTTGTAGAAAACAACAATGTTGCTCAAATATTTTTAAAGTCTGAAGCCGAGAAAAAAGAAGACCACAAAAAATTAACAGATTCTCCTTTTTACAGAAAAGGAGCGCCTTTATACACCTATAATTTCGGAGATTTACAAAACTTTGAAAACGAAATTAATAGAGAAAAGGAAGAAAAAAATCTTGATTTTGATAAGGTAAATGTAGAAAGAACTAGCATGATGGATACCATCATTAGCTTTCTTCCTTTTATTTTATTAATTGTTATTTGGCTTTTCTTTATGAGAAGAATGTCTGGTGCTGCCGGTGGTGGCGGTGCTGGAGGGCAAATCTTTAATATTGGTAAATCGAAAGCCAAGCTTTTTGATGAAAACACCAAAGTAAAAACGACCTTTAAAAATGTAGCTGGCTTAGAAGGAGCTAAAGAAGAGGTACAAGAAATTGTAGACTTCTTAAAGAGCCCAGAAAAATACACCAAGTTAGGAGGTAAAATTCCGAAAGGAGCCTTGTTAGTTGGTCCTCCTGGTACAGGTAAAACCTTATTAGCAAAAGCTGTTGCTGGTGAAGCAGGTGTACCGTTTTTCTCTTTATCGGGTTCTGATTTTGTTGAAATGTTTGTAGGAGTTGGTGCCTCTCGTGTACGTGATTTATTTAAACAAGCGCAACAAAAATCTCCTTCCATTATTTTTATTGATGAAATTGATGCTATCGGGCGTGCAAGAGGTAAAAATAGTATGACAGGCGGTAACGATGAACGTGAAAACACCTTGAATCAATTACTTACTGAAATGGATGGTTTTGGTACCGATACGAATGTTATTGTATTGGCTGCAACCAACCGTGCAGATGTTTTAGATAAAGCCTTGATGCGTGCTGGTCGTTTTGACCGTCAAATTTATGTTGATTTACCAGATTTACATGAGCGTAGAGAGATTTTTGAGGTACATATCAAACCTTTAAAATTAGCTGCCAATGCCGATTTAGAATTTTTGGCACAACAAACACCTGGATTCTCGGGTGCCGACATTGCGAACCTATGTAACGAGGCTGCTTTAATTGCCGCTAGAAAAGGTAAGGAAGCTATTGAACATCAAGATTTTTTAGATGCTGTCGATAGAATTGTTGGTGGTTTAGAAAAGAAAAATAAAGTAATTACTCCTAAAGAGAAAAAGGTAATTGCTTTTCATGAAGCTGGTCACGCAACCGTTAGTTGGATGTTAGAGCATGCTGCTCCGTTAGTTAAAGTTACCATTGTACCTCGTGGACAATCATTAGGTGCCGCATGGTATCTTCCTGAAGAAAGAAAAATTGTTCAGACGGAACAAATGCTTGATGAAATGTGTGCCACAATGGGAGGAAGAGCAGCCGAAAAAATAATTTTTAATAAAATTTCTACAGGGGCATTGAGTGATTTAGAAAAAGTTACCAAACAAGCACGTGCCATGGTAACTGTATACGGTTTGAATGAGAAGGTAGGTAATATTACTTACTATGATTCTTCTGGAAATGATGCTTTTGTTAAGCCTTACAGTGAAGCTACGGCTAAAAAAATTGATGAAGAAATTTCTGAATTAATCGAAACTCAATACCAAAGAGCCATCGAAATACTTGATGAAAACAGAGATAAATTAACACAACTTGCTGATTTATTACTTGAAAGAGAGGTTATTTTTAAAGATGATTTAGTAAAAATCTTTGGAGAAAGACCTTTCGGAAAGAAGCAAGAACCTGAAATTACAACTGAAGAATAG
- a CDS encoding LUD domain-containing protein, with product MNFFKKLFKTYQESSKEKKTNEQEVNLSLDDSFVHHFINKGGKFLYCTSMSEVSNNLKKILQENHWNKVTCTDFDLLKITKENNISVQSHFSTSTPFFTSCEHLIADKGDILFSSNQLGSLKLASVSKHFIVYATTSQFVKNTSEGLTGIKTHFSGNIPTNISSVKNYNFEVEDDNFLSYGNNNTKDLYLLLFEDL from the coding sequence ATGAATTTTTTCAAGAAATTATTTAAAACATATCAAGAATCATCTAAAGAAAAGAAAACCAACGAACAAGAGGTTAATTTATCTTTAGATGATTCTTTTGTTCATCATTTTATTAATAAAGGAGGGAAATTTTTATATTGCACTTCGATGAGCGAAGTAAGTAATAATTTGAAGAAAATTTTACAGGAGAATCACTGGAATAAGGTAACATGTACTGATTTTGATTTACTAAAAATTACGAAAGAAAATAATATTTCTGTACAAAGCCACTTCTCAACATCAACTCCTTTCTTTACATCATGTGAACATTTAATTGCAGATAAAGGAGACATTTTATTCTCTTCTAATCAGTTAGGTAGTCTCAAGCTAGCTTCAGTCTCTAAGCATTTTATTGTATATGCTACCACAAGCCAATTTGTAAAAAATACAAGTGAAGGATTAACAGGTATAAAAACACACTTTAGTGGCAATATACCCACTAACATTAGTTCTGTAAAGAATTATAATTTTGAAGTAGAAGATGATAATTTCTTAAGTTATGGTAACAATAACACAAAAGATTTATATTTGCTACTCTTTGAAGACCTTTAA
- a CDS encoding phosphatidate cytidylyltransferase, with translation MSNFFIRIFSALVYAMLFISAILFSAETYIGLLVIFASVCIWELSKIIKLKSVIPYILIALAAYISVQKLGFKYNPFLLAINLVGSFILIYLLISSKPIIINTFSRKNFLQFIYLLLPFYFLMNLPFVNNTYHPNIIIYIMLIIWTNDSFAFLVGKSFGKRKLFEKVSPKKTVEGFIGGLLFSVIAGLIIGYYSGILSILDWGIIAIIVAIFGSLGDLVESKLKRQAKVKDSGTIMPGHGGLLDRLDSLFFLAPFVYLYLHYIV, from the coding sequence ATGTCTAACTTTTTTATAAGAATCTTTTCTGCATTAGTATATGCTATGCTCTTTATCTCTGCTATTCTTTTCTCAGCAGAAACATACATAGGATTATTAGTAATATTTGCTAGTGTCTGCATTTGGGAACTTTCTAAAATAATCAAATTAAAAAGTGTTATTCCTTATATTCTTATAGCTTTGGCAGCATATATATCAGTACAAAAACTAGGTTTTAAATACAATCCCTTTTTACTGGCTATTAATTTAGTAGGATCTTTTATTTTGATATATTTACTTATCTCTTCTAAACCTATAATTATCAATACTTTTAGTCGAAAAAATTTTTTACAGTTTATATATTTACTATTGCCGTTTTACTTTTTAATGAATCTTCCTTTCGTTAACAATACGTATCATCCCAACATTATTATTTACATAATGCTTATTATTTGGACCAATGATAGTTTTGCTTTTTTAGTTGGTAAAAGCTTCGGAAAGCGTAAACTTTTTGAAAAAGTTTCTCCTAAAAAAACAGTCGAAGGGTTTATTGGTGGTTTATTATTTTCTGTTATAGCAGGGTTAATCATAGGTTACTATTCAGGGATTTTATCTATATTAGATTGGGGTATCATAGCTATTATTGTTGCTATTTTCGGATCGTTAGGAGATTTAGTAGAGTCTAAACTTAAAAGACAAGCCAAAGTAAAAGATAGTGGTACTATAATGCCCGGACATGGAGGGTTATTAGACAGGTTAGACAGCTTGTTTTTCCTTGCTCCATTCGTATATTTGTATTTACATTACATCGTATAA
- a CDS encoding acyl-CoA-binding protein: MEEDDLDFKFKEAYKIASELEEKLPPDVMLRLYAYYKQAVKGDRFTFNDNSDIRNAFKFNAWMQLRGMEEHEAKKEYIKLVNSIIK; the protein is encoded by the coding sequence ATGGAAGAAGATGATTTAGATTTTAAATTTAAAGAAGCTTATAAAATAGCATCTGAATTAGAGGAAAAACTTCCTCCCGATGTTATGCTAAGGCTATATGCTTACTACAAACAAGCTGTAAAGGGAGATCGATTTACTTTTAATGATAACAGCGATATACGAAATGCTTTCAAATTTAATGCTTGGATGCAACTAAGAGGTATGGAAGAGCACGAAGCAAAAAAAGAATACATCAAACTAGTAAATTCAATTATAAAATAA
- a CDS encoding YceI family protein, with translation MKKIIYSLAICFTAFQIISCKSEAKKETETTNQEVTTEKKAAFVLQDADNSINWTAYKTSEKVPVKGEFQKVTITAGGEASTAKEAIHNAEFSIPVSSVFTKDTSRDFKIRKFFFGVMDQTELLSGKLVLENDSLGYANLTMNGVTKKLPFKYTLNEKTFNLNTTMKITDWQAEEALSSLNTACKDLHKGADGVSKTWDEVALNITSVFK, from the coding sequence ATGAAAAAAATTATTTATTCTTTAGCTATCTGTTTTACAGCTTTTCAAATAATTTCTTGTAAATCAGAAGCAAAAAAAGAAACAGAAACTACCAACCAAGAAGTTACCACCGAAAAAAAAGCTGCATTTGTACTACAAGATGCTGATAATTCAATAAACTGGACTGCATATAAAACTTCTGAAAAAGTACCTGTAAAAGGAGAATTTCAAAAGGTAACTATTACAGCAGGTGGTGAGGCTAGCACAGCTAAAGAAGCTATTCATAATGCTGAATTTTCTATTCCTGTAAGTAGTGTTTTTACAAAAGATACCAGTAGAGATTTCAAAATTAGAAAATTTTTCTTTGGGGTAATGGATCAAACAGAATTGCTTTCAGGAAAGTTAGTCTTAGAAAATGATTCTTTAGGATATGCTAACTTAACTATGAATGGTGTTACCAAAAAACTTCCTTTTAAGTACACTTTAAATGAAAAAACGTTTAACCTAAACACCACAATGAAAATTACCGACTGGCAAGCTGAAGAAGCGTTAAGTTCGTTAAACACTGCTTGTAAAGATTTACACAAAGGTGCTGATGGGGTTTCTAAAACTTGGGACGAAGTAGCTTTAAACATTACCTCTGTTTTTAAATAA